ACGCCCTGCTTGACCGAAATGGAGGCGACGCCGAGGACCGTGCGCAATGTTCCTTCCGGCATTTTCAGCGGCCCCGCAGCAGGGACCTTACCCGGCACGCCTTGCGGAAACGCCGTCGAACGCGCCGTGTGGAACGTCACATTGCCTTCCACTTTTTGGAAAATCTGATGAATGTGGCCGTTGAGAATGGTGACCGATCCGAAGCTTTTCAGCATGTCGAGGGCCTGCATACCGTCATCGGTCGTCCATCCCCAATCCTGATAGACGGTCCACAAAGGGATATGCGCGAAGATCACGATTGGCGTCGACGTCGAACGACCCTTGAGATCGGCGGCGAGCCAGGCGATCTGCTCGGGCCCGAGGTGGCCCAGGCCGTCGACCGTATTGGTCGCATTGACCAGACCGATGAAATGCACGCCCTCCTGATCGAAGGAATACCAGCCTCTGCCGACGGTATTTTTGCCATAGCGCTCGAGATAGGCCTTGGAATCATTGTCGATCAGGTCATGTTCGCCC
The Methyloferula stellata AR4 DNA segment above includes these coding regions:
- a CDS encoding metallophosphoesterase family protein, which gives rise to MSDDDKNSGLNRRGALECMAWAGGGLLWTVAGGVPKVSGFLGTQPAHAEATKAFTFAQISDSHLGFNKPANPDPSATLVEAIGKIADAPDKPAFMIHTGDISHLAKPAQFDDADKIISAARLDVHYVPGEHDLIDNDSKAYLERYGKNTVGRGWYSFDQEGVHFIGLVNATNTVDGLGHLGPEQIAWLAADLKGRSTSTPIVIFAHIPLWTVYQDWGWTTDDGMQALDMLKSFGSVTILNGHIHQIFQKVEGNVTFHTARSTAFPQGVPGKVPAAGPLKMPEGTLRTVLGVASISVKQGVHALAITDTPLAS